From the Ignavibacteria bacterium genome, the window GGCAAGTTCTGTACGATCGGTAGGCAGGAGCAGAAGCCTGCGGTCCGAATGGGGAAGTCCAAGCATGGTCTCTACATCATCGGCTGATGTGAGGATGATATTGTCGCGCACTGACCCGTCATCCATCGCGCGTTGCCAATACTGCATCTCGAGATCGTCATTGGCGATGTCATGAGTATTGGGTGCAAAGAGGTCGTTGGCACCGGTCCGCATGCCCCCTGACACATCGGCGATATCCTTGAGCGAGCGGAGGTGTGGTCCGGTCTTCACTAGGATCGATGCAAGAATGTCAGGAGGAATCAGGAAGTCCTCCCATGATGGTCGCTCACGCAACGTGGTCTGACCCACCATTCGTACAACGGCCTCATCGTTGAGCTTGCCACGCTCGGATGCATCGAGGTAGGCAACGAATTCATCGAGGGCCTTGAGACGTGCTTGTTCGAGATCGCGCGATGCCTTTGATGTAGGGAAGAAGGCAGCGATCGGACGTCTCAGATAGACAAATCGAGCAGGGGGCTCCTGCACCGTACCCTCGGGGAGTTTGCGCGCAATAACACAACACACACCGGTATCGGGTTCTGCGAGCGCTTCTGCGTCACTGACCACAACCCACTCTACGGCAAATCGCGAGGTGAGTGCGTATCGCATGGCGTCGTACTCTTCGTCGTGCAGGCTCGACATAGGAAGGAATAGCACGATCACGCCGTTATCGGCAATGGGCATTCTACTGAGAAGGAGTCGGAGTCGGTGACGGTCATGATGATCCGTCGACGAGGCAACAACAAGATCCCACGGTGTCTTCGAAACCTTGGTGTCCCGCAAGATCCGCACATCATTGGTGGCGTCGAGCCTCCCGCTGGATCGCAACACCACGGCACGCTCATCATCGGCTGAAGGGGCGTAGATGCGTGCGTCGCAGGTGTCGCTGCCCGACATCAAGATCTGTCGTACGCTTGCAAGTCCCTGGGTTGGACCGAGCTCAAGCATGGTCATCTTCCCACTGATACGTCCACGCACATGGATCACGGCACGCAGCGCTAGGTCGATTGCATCGATCGTTGGAACACTCGTCCGCTGTACGCGCGCGCACCGCTGAAGGACGGCATCAACAGCTCGATGAAGCTCGGTATCAGAGAGACGTTCCGGATCGAAGCGATGCAGGAAATGCACGAGATCCGCCAAGGTCATACGGAACATGGCCTCACGCTTGGGCAAGACATGCACATCATCCACACGTGACGGAAGCATTGCAAAGCCCCTTCGTCTGGCTTGACGGAAGAAAGCGCCTACCAGGTCGAGCATGAGATCGGCACTCTGCGTTCCGTACGGAATGGAGAGTCGGTCTATCTCTCCCGGCTTGCGCAGCTGCATGAGGACGTAGGCCAATACACTTGTACCGAGACGAAGTGCGGCGTCACGCTGACCGATTGTGGCATCGGTGCAAAGCACCATATCGTCAAAGAGGGAGGTAACGCGCTCAGCAAAGAATGCAGAGGCGTCCTTGACGCGTTGCGCGGGGTCGAGCGCGGAATCAATGTTCAGCCACGACAGCGAATGTTTGATCGCTGTACCAACGTTCATCGACGAAGCAGCAACACGTACGTCATCAAGCGATTGAATATCGCCCCCTGCCTGCCATCCTACCACCTGATCCTCATCGGGCATGCGGCGGGTAACAGCGTCGGTGCGGTAGGTAACCACTCGACGGAAATTCGTGAGCATGAAGTACGGGGCCTGCAGGCGCGAGGCAACACTGCGGAGTCGGTCCCGCGGTACATCATCGAACGGACTCTCTGCCGGGAGCAGGGCGTCAAGCACGCAGAGGACATTGCCGCTCTTTTCATCCCGTACCACCGTGAACGTGCCCTCTACGCTGGAATGATCCTCGGCCTTCATCGTTGCGAGTCCACGATCGATGGCGTCACGAACACAAAGTGCAAGGACGGCCCGGGCATCAACGATGCCTCTCAAATGTGCGGTGTTATCCATTGATCAGGGAGCGAACGCGGGAAACAAGTTCATTGGCTTCATCTCGAGAAGGGGCTTCTGCAATGATGCGCATAATGGGTTCGGTGTTGGACGCACGCACATGGACCCAACGGTCGGGCCAGGCAGCATGTACTCCGTCATCCGTGGAGAGTGTAGCATCAGAGAATGACGTAACAACGGAAAGACGGAGTGACTCTAGATCGAAGCCCTGAGGGAGGTCGATCTTGGTCTTGACCATTTCATACTGCGGAAGTTTGGCACATGCCTGACCAAGCGTGGTGTTGCGGTGACGCAGCAGGGCCGAGATAAGACCGAGACCAACAATGCTGTCACGTCCGGCATGGCACGCCGGATAGATCACACCGCCGGAACCTTCACCGCCGATCACGGCATTCACGCGTTGCATCATACGTACAACATTGATCTCGCCAACAGCCGCGCGATGGGTAACGTATCCATGTTCGACGGCAATGTCATCCACAGCTCGCGTCGTGGAATAATTCACCACCACGTCGCCTCGTGTTCCAAGGGCCATCACAGCCTCCGTTGCAAGGGTGATGGTGCGTTCTTCTCCAATTGGCGTGCCTGTTTCATCGAACAGAACCAATCGATCGGCATCGGGATCAACAGCCACTCCGAATGCAGCCGCGTGTTCCCGAACGGCATCACCGAGTTGCGTGAGATTCTCCGAGATCGGCTCCGGTACGTGTGGGAATACTCCCGAGCCATCGGCGAACAACCTGATAACAGTGTATCCGAGAGCTTCCAAGAGAGCCGGCACGATGAATGAGCCTGAGCAATTCACGGCGTCAACAACAACACGTTCTCCGTTGGCCTTTGGCGCAGAACGAACAGCATCAAGATCGAGAACTCGGTCGATGTGCAACTCTGCTGCATCATCAACAAGTTCGAGGTTGCCCGATTGTTGATCGGCGGAGAGAGGGAAGGATCGTTGATCGACGGCCGACCAAAGTTTTGAGTTAGCAGTAGCATCAAGGAAGACGCCCCCTTCATCGAGGAACTTCAATCCATTCCACGGAGCAGGATTGTGCGAAGCCGTTATCGCAATGCCACCAACAGCATCGGAATGTTCGGTCATCAGCTGAACTGTCGGTGTGGTGGCCATACCCAGCACACGCACTGTGCGTCCAGCGGCACGTAGGGCACCAACAACCACGTGCTCTATCCACAGGCCGCTTGGACGTCCATCCCTGCCAAGTACGATTGGTCCAGGTGGCAGGATGGCAGCAAAACCAAGGGCATAGTCGGCCACAAGAGATGGGGTAAGATCATCACCAAGAGTTGCACGCAGACCGGAGATCGAGCGGATGAAGGACATGGAATACAGGTACAGTTCGTAAAGGTTGTGTTAAGGGGCTTTCCCAACCACCGCTTCGATCTCGTCAGCAGTGCGGACGAGTTTCTCCGACATGTTCACCGGACCGTTCTTTGTAATGAGAATGTCGTCTTCGATCCTCACGCCAATGTTCCACCACTTTCGGTCGCACGGTGAACCTTCCGGAATGTAGACGCCGGGTTCAACGGTGATAACAGAGTTCTCCTTGAGCGGACCGCTTGTTCCCGGATCATGTACGTCAAGTCCGAGGTAGTGGGATGTGCCATGGTTGAAATATCGACCAACCTGTTCAAGACTGTCGATGATCCCTAGTTCCATCATTCTCCGTGCGATCACAGCCTTCGCAGCGGCATGTGGTGCACGGAACGCTTCACCCATACGAGATGCAGCGATTCCGGAGTCTTGCGCTTCGAGAACCATATTGTAGATCAGACGTTGCTCACGAGAGAACGTGCCATTGAGTGGGATGGTTCGCGTGATATCGGCTGTGTAGCCATGATACTCCGCACCACAATCTGCAAGGACAAGATCATTGCTCTGTGTTGTTCTGCGGTTGGTGGTGTAGTGCAGAATGCAGGCGTTGTAGCTTGAACCAACGATCGACGGATAGCCAACATCCTCAGCCCCTTGTCGCTTGAATGCATACTCCATGAGGGCTTCGAGTTCATACTCCTTCATGCCCGGACGTGCGCCACGCATCAGAGAGTAGTGACCTTCAATCGAGATGTCGATGGCGCGCTGCATCAGGCGGAGTTCCGCTGTGTCTTTCACCTCACGCATACGTGCGAGAACGGACATCGGGGTCTTGAGAACGATGGAGCTGTTGCGCTCCTTCATCCACTTCTTGATGTCAACATCGGTGTAGACGTTTCGACCAACGAGAGGAATGTTCAGTGCCTTTGTAGGAAGTGTTGCAACGTGGACGGTGTCTGTTCCACCAAGAAGGGAATCCAACATGGCTGACATGGCAGACACCGGCAGTGCCGTATCGAGACGGAGATGTTCCATGACCTCTGCCGGTCCCATCGTTACGCCTTGCCACACTTCTCTCGACGGATTGCGCTCCTTGATGAAGAGCACTTCGCGGAATGTGCGTTGTCCGATCTGAACACCTCGTGGAACGAGCAATAACGTTGCACCCGGTACCGTGACTCCGGTGAGGTAGAGCATGTCGGAACCCTGTCGGTATTCGTAATCAACATCGTTCTGTCGGTTACGCACATCTGCAGAGAAAACGATGGCGATGTTCTGCGCCGACATCGATGTTAGCACGCGTTCTCTGCGTTCCTTGTAGACGTGCGGAGGAATAAGGTCCGTGTCGTAGACCTCGTACCGAAACGTTTGCGCATCCACGGCGCTCATCACGAACATCATCGACAACAGAAGAAGGATCGATCTCATTGTCGCAAAATACCGCTCAACACGTCACACGGCTGCACAGAGCGTTGCGGCCTCCACCCGGACGGCTCCTGCCTCCAGGAGGGCCATGGCGCAGGTGTTAAGCGTAGCCCCCGTGGTGAGCACGTCATCCACCAATACGATGTGGCGTCCGCGAACCAATTCGGGCTTGGGGACCACAAAAGCCCCTTCCATGTTCCGAAGTCGTTGGTGCTCGTTTTGGGACGTCTGTGTTGGCGTGTATCGTTGTCTGATAACGGCATCGGGAGGGAGTAGGGGGCGAGATGATGCAACCGACCATCCCTGAGCAATGAGCTCCGCCTGATTGTACCCGCGCTCTCGTCGGCGTCCGGCGTGAATGGGCACGCCGAGGATGTGTGCATCCGGCGGGAGATTCTCCAGTTCCGGGTGACGTGCCAGCCAAGCACCAAGATCGCGGGCGAGTCTGGTTCGCCCCTTATACTTTACGGCATAGATGGCATTGTCGATCGTTGTGCCGGTACCCACTGCCCAGAGTGCGTGAACGGCCGAGAGTGCCAGGTCATCCGGGGCGAAATGTCGAAGCAGCAATACCGCCAACTCCGTGCTCGACGGGGCAGGAGGGTGATGCAGGAGTTCTGAGTCTGCGATGCCGCGTATGAGTTGCGGCTCTGTACCGAGATACCGTCCGCTCAACAGGCAGTGGGGCGGAAACCAGACGTGACCGAGTGCGCTGAGAATGTCATGTGCGCCTCGGACAACCGTGCCGAGAGCGCGCATGGTTCATCCTCGAGCTTCGTTAACGAATTGCAGTCGAGTGGCGATCTCTGCAGGCAACTCCGGCGTTACATCACTCGGGACGAGGAAGGACGAAAGAGATGTGAGGTCATCGAACACACGTTGGCGGATAGCCGTCTGCATTAGGTAGTCGTGACCGCTGGAGCCCCCTGTACCAACACGCATCCCGATCATTCTGCTTACCATCAAGGTGTGGCGGAACCGCCAGAGTGAGACCAGCTTGTCCAACTCGATGATGGCGTCGAGGAATCGATACGGAGTGTGAAGAAGGGGCTTATCACGGTACGATGATATGAAGAGTGTCGCCAGCGTGGCTCTTTGTGACATTCTGCGTGTTCCGTTGGCAACGAGTTCGGCATAACTGTCCGACTCGAACAGGGCCAAGAAGCCCCGTTCATTGGCATCGATCTGTGCAAGAGCATCTGTAGGATCGGTGCCTTCTGTAGCGCTGAGTGATCGAACCTCTGAGCGATCGTTCTCCAACATCGACAGTACGGCGGTCTTGTAAGCATCCCAGAAAGCGTATTTGCCACTCTCCATGAAGGGGATCTGTTCCAGCCAACGTTCGATGGCTCCAAACAAGGTTGTGCCCTTGGTGGCTGCATCGAGTTGTTGACGGTGTGCTTCTGAGAGGGCCTCGGTGTAGTGCTTCAACACGCGCTTTTGCTCTGGTACACCGAGTGTGCGTTCAAGCACGCGCCATTGCATTGATTGGAAGCCACTTGCCGGATTGAGGTAGGCGCGGAAGTCCATGAAGTCGCCCGGAGACATCGTCTCGATCAACGTGAACTGATTGACGAGGTGTTCCATGATGCGGTTCACACGCTGAACGCGAGCAAGACACAGGGCAACATCGGATTCCGGAACATATTCACGATCAAGCAGCGAGATCACCGATCCAACCTCCACCAAGACCTGTTTGAACCACAGCTCAAAGGTTTGATGGGTGATGATAAACAACATCTCGTCGTGGGCGGGATGTCCGTGTTTATCGCTTTCAGGATGCTGTGAATCCAGCAACGTATCAAGCGCCAGATATTCGGAATAGTAGGCCATGATCAGTGCACATCCTGAGTGTCAAAAACAGCTGTTTGTGCGATGAGGTCATGAAGTGCGAGTCGGGCCGTAGAGAGCGCAGCGAAACATCCGAAGAAGATCACAACGCTTGCAAAGGAACCGATGCCTTCAAAGAAACCGAGGGCCGGCAGTAGAGCGACCACTTGAAGCAGGGCGCTGAGATTCTTGATGCCATACCGCTTGAGGAAGAGAGCAATGTTGCCTGCTCGGCCATCTTGGTGAGCAACCACGATCCGAAGAATGCGCTTGCCGGGAGAGGCGCCGGTGATGCCTTCGATGAGTGGGTAGCATACGCTTACGACAAGACTTGCCAGGATCAATCCGCCCATCATCGATTGAACGAGATCTTGAATGCTGGAGTCGATGCCGATCATGTCGTAGATCGACAGGACCTCGTTGATCTGCTCTTGGATCGGACCGCCAACTTGTACCTCCATGGCCATGAGCAGCAGCCCAATACCAAGCATCACGGTTAGACTGATCAAGCCGTCGATCAGGAATGCTACGAGTCGTTTCCCAAAACCGATACGGATGTATTCGATGGGAGGTGTAGATGGAGCGCCGAAAGGATTGGACGAATAGTCAGGTTGTTGCACGGTTCACCTGTGATGATTGTACGTCGGAGAGAATGCGAACTGCAATGTCATATTTCTTGAAAGGGGGCATAAGGTAGATGCCATCGATCACGTCAACCACTCGCGAGAGGAAGTTCACGGCTATCTCAATACCGATGCCCGTTGCGATATCGGTGTTATCACCGGCCTCAGCCATTCTGTTGCGCACCCATTGCGGAATGGTCATACCCGGCACTTCATAGTGCAGGAATTCTGCGTGACGGATCGTGCGTAGCGGAATAACACCGAGCATGAAGTTGATGTCGATCCCCTTAATGCGATCAAGGAACCGATCAAGCAACTCTTCATCGAACACGGGCTGTGAGAATGCCACATGAGCCCCTTGCTCGGCCTTCATCGCTAAACGGTCTATCTCGCGTTCCATGTCTTCGGCGGCAGGGTTCACGGCGCACGAGATGCAGAACCCGGTAGGTGTGCCAAGAGGATTGCCCATGAGATCCCGACCGGTATTCATCCTGCCCAAGGCGCGGACAAGTCCGATGGAGTCTACGTCATAGACACTGGTAGCCGACGGAAAATCACCGATGTGTGTTGGGTCTCCGGTAACGGCTAGGATGTTCCGCACGCCAAGTTCATGAGCTCCGAGAAGCTCACTCTGAAGCGCCACCATGTTGCGGTCCCGGCACGCCAGATGCGAGATGCACTCCATCCCTGTTGCATCGTGTACGAGCTTTGAGATGGCGATCGGACTCATGCGCAGTCGAGCGCGTGCACCATCGCTGATGTTCACCGCGTCGAGACCATGTTGCTTGAGATAGCGCGCTCCCTCGATCACACTGGACATATCCAGGCCGCGCGGAACGTCCAATTCCACGGTGGTCACCAGACGTTTGCCGAATGCCTCGTGGAATGATGTCTTGACAGGGGGCAGGTGGTTTGCCGTATCGTCGTGTTTCACCTTCTTCACAACAACAGGTGTGTTGCCTACCACTGCACCGGAGACGGCTTCGGCGATCGCACGAATGTGTTCTACATCAGCACCGCCATCTGCTCCGATGATCGCTGCGCCTGCTTCGACAAGCCTGCGCGATGCTGCAGCAACGTAGGATGGCTCGGCGTTGTAGAGCGGTATGCCGTCAACAATGGTGGGAATGCCCACGTCGGGCATGGCCACGAGCGGAACCTCGCTCACGCGGAGCGACTGAACGATGCCAAGCATGCGTTGCGGTCCAACGGTTCCGTTGGAACCGATAGCCTGCACGCCGTGACGGGTGAGGCGATGCGCTACGTCGGATGGATAAGATCCGCTGAGGACCGACCCATCTTCCGGAAATGATTTGAGTGCAATGAGCGGGATGGATTTACTTAGCGCTCTCACGGCATCGATGGCGATCTCGAGTTCGTCAAGGTCGATGAACGACTTGAGCATGATGAGATCAGCCGTGGCGGCCAGAAGGGCCGAGATCTGTTCCGTGAAGCAGGCGCGGAGATCGTCGGGCTCGAGCGGACCAAGTGGACGAAGGAATCGTCCGCTCGGACCTACCACTCCGGCAACCACGGCGCGTGACCCGGCGGCGGCCCGTGCAAGCCAAACGCCCTTGCGGTTGATCTCGTGGACGCGCGCTGATAACATCGATGATTCGAGTGCGTAGCGGTTTGCGTTCTGCGTGTTGCTCTGAAGCAGGGTGGACCCAACATCAAGGAAGTCGTGGTAGATCCGTTCGATCACAACCGGAGACGTCAGATTATACCTGTCGCACGGGCGTTCCGTGAACCCGCGTCGGGCAAGTTCGATGGCCATTGATCCGTCGGTAACGATCGGTCCAAGCCCTAGTCGGTCAGCAAGCGTTAGACTCATTGCTTTGTACCCAAGAGTCCGTTCTCGAGCGACACAGCTGTTACCGGACGCCATACGAGGTAGGCGCACATGCCGATCATGGCCGTGTTCTTGAGCACCTTCAGCCAGCTCACTTCTTCGCCCCCTTCAGCACCGAAACACCCACAGTCGATCTTCAATCCCCATGAAACAGCCCAGGCTACGGCCACGGTGAACATCACGAGCATGATCCCGGAGAGCGCGGCGCTGGTCCGCACCCGATAACCGGCAACCAAGGCGCCCCCTGCCAGAAGCTCCAGCCAGGGGATCACAAGGGCATAGGCGTTCACAAGCCAGTTCGGCATAAGGCCATAGTGACCTATCGAAGTAGCAAAGGCAAGGGGCTCCATGATCTTCGGGACGGCAGCATACACGAAGTAGCCGCCGATGAAGACGCGCAGAGCCAAACCGATCCAGGGTCGAATTGCATCCATAAGCATGTAAATTACATCGAATGATCCGTGCAAGGGGTACGGATCGCATCGGGGTTCTTCACTTTTGCGT encodes:
- a CDS encoding ComF family protein, with protein sequence MRALGTVVRGAHDILSALGHVWFPPHCLLSGRYLGTEPQLIRGIADSELLHHPPAPSSTELAVLLLRHFAPDDLALSAVHALWAVGTGTTIDNAIYAVKYKGRTRLARDLGAWLARHPELENLPPDAHILGVPIHAGRRRERGYNQAELIAQGWSVASSRPLLPPDAVIRQRYTPTQTSQNEHQRLRNMEGAFVVPKPELVRGRHIVLVDDVLTTGATLNTCAMALLEAGAVRVEAATLCAAV
- a CDS encoding RDD family protein is translated as MQQPDYSSNPFGAPSTPPIEYIRIGFGKRLVAFLIDGLISLTVMLGIGLLLMAMEVQVGGPIQEQINEVLSIYDMIGIDSSIQDLVQSMMGGLILASLVVSVCYPLIEGITGASPGKRILRIVVAHQDGRAGNIALFLKRYGIKNLSALLQVVALLPALGFFEGIGSFASVVIFFGCFAALSTARLALHDLIAQTAVFDTQDVH
- a CDS encoding aminopeptidase P N-terminal domain-containing protein, which encodes MRSILLLLSMMFVMSAVDAQTFRYEVYDTDLIPPHVYKERRERVLTSMSAQNIAIVFSADVRNRQNDVDYEYRQGSDMLYLTGVTVPGATLLLVPRGVQIGQRTFREVLFIKERNPSREVWQGVTMGPAEVMEHLRLDTALPVSAMSAMLDSLLGGTDTVHVATLPTKALNIPLVGRNVYTDVDIKKWMKERNSSIVLKTPMSVLARMREVKDTAELRLMQRAIDISIEGHYSLMRGARPGMKEYELEALMEYAFKRQGAEDVGYPSIVGSSYNACILHYTTNRRTTQSNDLVLADCGAEYHGYTADITRTIPLNGTFSREQRLIYNMVLEAQDSGIAASRMGEAFRAPHAAAKAVIARRMMELGIIDSLEQVGRYFNHGTSHYLGLDVHDPGTSGPLKENSVITVEPGVYIPEGSPCDRKWWNIGVRIEDDILITKNGPVNMSEKLVRTADEIEAVVGKAP
- a CDS encoding tryptophan 2,3-dioxygenase, which produces MAYYSEYLALDTLLDSQHPESDKHGHPAHDEMLFIITHQTFELWFKQVLVEVGSVISLLDREYVPESDVALCLARVQRVNRIMEHLVNQFTLIETMSPGDFMDFRAYLNPASGFQSMQWRVLERTLGVPEQKRVLKHYTEALSEAHRQQLDAATKGTTLFGAIERWLEQIPFMESGKYAFWDAYKTAVLSMLENDRSEVRSLSATEGTDPTDALAQIDANERGFLALFESDSYAELVANGTRRMSQRATLATLFISSYRDKPLLHTPYRFLDAIIELDKLVSLWRFRHTLMVSRMIGMRVGTGGSSGHDYLMQTAIRQRVFDDLTSLSSFLVPSDVTPELPAEIATRLQFVNEARG
- a CDS encoding bifunctional homocysteine S-methyltransferase/methylenetetrahydrofolate reductase, which gives rise to MSLTLADRLGLGPIVTDGSMAIELARRGFTERPCDRYNLTSPVVIERIYHDFLDVGSTLLQSNTQNANRYALESSMLSARVHEINRKGVWLARAAAGSRAVVAGVVGPSGRFLRPLGPLEPDDLRACFTEQISALLAATADLIMLKSFIDLDELEIAIDAVRALSKSIPLIALKSFPEDGSVLSGSYPSDVAHRLTRHGVQAIGSNGTVGPQRMLGIVQSLRVSEVPLVAMPDVGIPTIVDGIPLYNAEPSYVAAASRRLVEAGAAIIGADGGADVEHIRAIAEAVSGAVVGNTPVVVKKVKHDDTANHLPPVKTSFHEAFGKRLVTTVELDVPRGLDMSSVIEGARYLKQHGLDAVNISDGARARLRMSPIAISKLVHDATGMECISHLACRDRNMVALQSELLGAHELGVRNILAVTGDPTHIGDFPSATSVYDVDSIGLVRALGRMNTGRDLMGNPLGTPTGFCISCAVNPAAEDMEREIDRLAMKAEQGAHVAFSQPVFDEELLDRFLDRIKGIDINFMLGVIPLRTIRHAEFLHYEVPGMTIPQWVRNRMAEAGDNTDIATGIGIEIAVNFLSRVVDVIDGIYLMPPFKKYDIAVRILSDVQSSQVNRATT
- a CDS encoding phosphoglucosamine mutase; the encoded protein is MSFIRSISGLRATLGDDLTPSLVADYALGFAAILPPGPIVLGRDGRPSGLWIEHVVVGALRAAGRTVRVLGMATTPTVQLMTEHSDAVGGIAITASHNPAPWNGLKFLDEGGVFLDATANSKLWSAVDQRSFPLSADQQSGNLELVDDAAELHIDRVLDLDAVRSAPKANGERVVVDAVNCSGSFIVPALLEALGYTVIRLFADGSGVFPHVPEPISENLTQLGDAVREHAAAFGVAVDPDADRLVLFDETGTPIGEERTITLATEAVMALGTRGDVVVNYSTTRAVDDIAVEHGYVTHRAAVGEINVVRMMQRVNAVIGGEGSGGVIYPACHAGRDSIVGLGLISALLRHRNTTLGQACAKLPQYEMVKTKIDLPQGFDLESLRLSVVTSFSDATLSTDDGVHAAWPDRWVHVRASNTEPIMRIIAEAPSRDEANELVSRVRSLING
- a CDS encoding DoxX family membrane protein, coding for MLMDAIRPWIGLALRVFIGGYFVYAAVPKIMEPLAFATSIGHYGLMPNWLVNAYALVIPWLELLAGGALVAGYRVRTSAALSGIMLVMFTVAVAWAVSWGLKIDCGCFGAEGGEEVSWLKVLKNTAMIGMCAYLVWRPVTAVSLENGLLGTKQ